The Bacteroidota bacterium genomic interval ATATTGGAAAGTTGAAATATGGACTTGGAGCTCAATATATGTTTTCGAAAAATCCACGACAAACTCTTAGGATTCATTATCAGGACGATGTTGAACAACTTGGCAAAAGCCAAAATGCTTTTTTGGACGATAATATTTTGTCTTCAATTTTGCAACGAAATCCTAATTATAAACTTACAAATACTCAGACATTTACATCGTTTTACGAAAAAGAATGGTTTCAGGGATTTTCAAATACTTTAACTTTCACTTATAAGAAAATGTATCCGAGCGATAGCATTCCATTAGTTCAAAATTCGATAGAATACATAAGTTTAATTAGTTCTGAATTGAAGTTCAATACAAGATTTGCCTATAAAGAACGCTTCGTTTATGGAGAGTTTGAAAGGGTAAGTATGGGTTCACTCTATCCTGTCGTAAATTTGAACCTCTCATACGGAATTAACAATCTGTTTAAAAGCGATTTCGAGTATTTAAAAGTTGATTTAAACTATTATCATTGGTTCAATATCAGTACTTTTGGGTGGTTGAAATATACTGTAGATATGGGAAAAATATTTGGAACTTTACCCTATCCACTTTTGCGACTCCATGAAGGAAACGAAACTTATGCTTTAGACGAGTATGCTTTTAATATGATGAATTATTACGAGTTTGTATCAGACCAATATATAAGTTTTTTTGCCGAACATCATTTTATGGGATTGTTTCTGAATAAAATTCCATTATTTAGAAAGCTAAAACTTAGGGAAGTAATCCATGCAAAAGCTCTTGCCGGCAGTTTGAAATCTGAAAATGTTGATTATTTCGATTTCCCATATTCACTTTCCGGTTTAAATAATCCATATTTTGAAGCTGGAATAGGTGTCGAAAATATTATTAAATTTATTAGAGTCGATGCAGTATGGCGATTATCGCATCTCGACAAACCAAATGTTCAGACTTTTGGAATTCGGGCTAAACTTCAAATTTACTTTTAATAGTAGAATTTATGCAGGACTTTATTAAAAAACATTTTGGAAATGAATTTGTCAAAAATGTATTGACCCTATTTTCAGGTTCATTTCTTGCACAACTCATACCATTATTAATTCTCCCTGTTTTAACCAGACTATATTCTACTGAGGTTTTCGCAATTTTTTTTATTTATTCATCTATTGTAATGGTTTTATCCGTTTTGTCAACTTTGCAGATGGAGCTTGCAATAGTTTTACCTTCCAACAGAAAAGATGCAGTTAATGTTCTGATACTCAGTATAATTATTTCGATTGTGGTTTCTTTGGTTTTGTTAGTTATTATCATTTTCTTTTCAAAGGAAATTTCTATACTTATTGGTGAAAAGGGTATTGAAAATTGGTTGTTTTTTGTTCCAATAAGCATATTTTTTCTTGGAATTTTTCAATCGTTTAATTATTGGTGTAATAGAGTAAAAGATTATAAATCAATTTCATACACAAAAGTATGTAAATCGGTTTCTGCTGCAAGTTCCCAAGTTTCTGCCGGACTTATGCCAACAAACAATTTCGGAATGATTGGTGGAATGTTAATTGGACAATTTTTTTCGGCAAGTTTCATAACATTTCGAGTTTTGAAAAACGAAAGAAACTTGTTAGCAGATGTTAGTTTTAGTGATATGCTTAGCTTGGCAAAAAAGTATCGTGATATTCCAAAATTAAATACTTTAATCGGCTTGTTGAATAATTTGTCAAATCATCTTCCAATATTTTTATTGACAAAATTTTTCGGTAGCCATATCACTCCTCATTTTGGGATGGCTCAGAGAATTGTAGGTACTCCAATGGGAATGCTAAGTCAAAGTATTGGGCAGGTTTTTTATCAACAAGCATCAGATATTTACAATAGAGATGGAGATTTGTTCGCTTTTATTAAAAAAGCATACATTAATTTGCTAAAAATATCAATTGTTCCTTTTGGTATTGCTATGATATTTGCACCGATTCTTTTCAATTTATTCCTTGGAGAAGGATGGGAAATCTCAGGACAATTTGCACAAATTTTGGTTCCATGGCTCTTTGTTATGTTCCTGAATTCTCCAATAACATTTGTGATAACCATTTTGAATAAGCAAAAACAAATGTTGGTTTATGATATTTTTCTTATTATATTTAGATTTTTGGCTTTGTTTTGTGGATATTTTTATTTCGACAGTTTTTTTGTTTCCATAATTCTATTTTCGTTGGTAGGCTTGGGTTTTAATGTTTTTTTAATGTTTTATCTGTTTAAAATTTCAAAATCTGTCAATAATGATAGTTGAATAGAGATACCAGAAAATCAATTGTAAAT includes:
- a CDS encoding lipopolysaccharide biosynthesis protein; this encodes MQDFIKKHFGNEFVKNVLTLFSGSFLAQLIPLLILPVLTRLYSTEVFAIFFIYSSIVMVLSVLSTLQMELAIVLPSNRKDAVNVLILSIIISIVVSLVLLVIIIFFSKEISILIGEKGIENWLFFVPISIFFLGIFQSFNYWCNRVKDYKSISYTKVCKSVSAASSQVSAGLMPTNNFGMIGGMLIGQFFSASFITFRVLKNERNLLADVSFSDMLSLAKKYRDIPKLNTLIGLLNNLSNHLPIFLLTKFFGSHITPHFGMAQRIVGTPMGMLSQSIGQVFYQQASDIYNRDGDLFAFIKKAYINLLKISIVPFGIAMIFAPILFNLFLGEGWEISGQFAQILVPWLFVMFLNSPITFVITILNKQKQMLVYDIFLIIFRFLALFCGYFYFDSFFVSIILFSLVGLGFNVFLMFYLFKISKSVNNDS